A genomic window from Sanguibacter antarcticus includes:
- the gmk gene encoding guanylate kinase, whose translation MAAPSHPDRPVAPGQPSQAARLTVLAGPTAVGKGTVSADIRARYPQVWLSVSATTRAPRPGEIDGVHYHFVGPDRFHEMVENDELLESAVVHGQNSYGTPRAAVDEQLAAGIPALLEIDLQGARQVRATMPGARFVFLAPPSWEELERRLVGRGTEGPEERERRLATARIELAAEPEFDVVVVNDDVHRATDEIMSVMGLTTERTATRV comes from the coding sequence ATCGCTGCCCCGTCGCACCCTGACCGTCCCGTCGCACCGGGCCAGCCCTCGCAGGCTGCCCGGCTCACGGTCCTCGCCGGCCCCACCGCCGTCGGTAAAGGGACCGTCTCGGCCGACATCCGCGCCCGCTACCCGCAGGTGTGGCTGTCGGTCTCAGCCACGACGCGAGCCCCTCGACCAGGGGAGATCGACGGGGTGCACTACCACTTCGTCGGACCCGACAGGTTCCACGAGATGGTCGAGAACGACGAGCTCCTCGAGTCGGCTGTCGTCCACGGGCAGAACAGCTACGGGACACCGCGGGCCGCCGTCGACGAACAGCTCGCAGCCGGGATCCCCGCCCTGCTGGAGATCGACCTGCAAGGTGCACGCCAGGTCCGGGCAACGATGCCCGGCGCCCGGTTCGTCTTCCTTGCCCCCCCGAGCTGGGAAGAGCTCGAGCGTCGGCTCGTCGGGCGCGGGACCGAGGGCCCCGAAGAACGCGAGCGCCGGCTCGCGACCGCACGCATCGAGCTCGCTGCCGAACCAGAGTTCGACGTCGTGGTCGTCAACGACGACGTCCACCGGGCGACCGACGAGATCATGTCCGTCATGGGCCTGACCACCGAGCGCACCGCCACACGCGTCTGA
- the mihF gene encoding integration host factor, actinobacterial type, whose product MALPELTPEQRSAALEKAAIARRARAEVKNRLKYSSGALSDVVKQGQTDDIIGKLKVVSLLESLPGVGKVKARAIMGEIGIAESRRVRGLGPHQAAALIERFG is encoded by the coding sequence GTGGCCTTACCTGAACTGACCCCCGAGCAGCGCTCAGCCGCGCTGGAAAAAGCGGCGATCGCACGCCGAGCGCGTGCGGAAGTCAAGAACCGTCTGAAGTACTCTTCAGGTGCACTCTCCGACGTCGTCAAGCAAGGACAGACAGACGACATCATCGGCAAGCTCAAGGTCGTCTCCCTGCTCGAGTCTCTTCCCGGCGTCGGGAAGGTCAAGGCTCGAGCGATCATGGGAGAGATCGGCATCGCCGAGAGTCGTCGAGTGCGCGGACTGGGCCCGCACCAGGCGGCAGCCCTCATCGAAAGGTTTGGCTGA
- the coaBC gene encoding bifunctional phosphopantothenoylcysteine decarboxylase/phosphopantothenate--cysteine ligase CoaBC, translating to MRIILGVSGGIAAYKSVLLLRQLTEAGHRVRVVPTEAALRFVGAPTWEALSGEPVTSHVFDDVAHVPHVALGQGADLVVVAPATADLLARMAGGMSDDLLTATLLTARCPVLVAPAMHTEMWTHPATRSNVRLLRERGVHVLEPASGRLTGDDSGQGRLPEPSEIAAAALALVDETTASASEPAVLDRPLDLLGRTVVVSAGGTREPIDPVRFLGNRSTGLQGYALAEVACARGASVVLVAANTSLPDPHGVEVVHVETTEELRAAVRRAAGDADVVIMAAAVADFRPVGAVGHKIKKRSDGVVAPIELVANPDVLAELAAHRLVPGQVVVGFAAETGDEDGDVLEHGRAKARRKGADLLVVNRVGEGRGFAVPDNDVTVLDGDGSTVTAVAGSKAVVAGVVLDCVHGLLAGR from the coding sequence ATGCGCATCATCCTCGGCGTGAGCGGAGGCATCGCGGCCTACAAGTCCGTGCTGCTGCTCCGGCAGCTCACCGAAGCAGGCCACCGCGTGCGCGTGGTACCCACCGAGGCAGCCTTGCGCTTCGTCGGCGCCCCCACGTGGGAGGCGCTCTCCGGCGAGCCGGTCACCTCCCACGTGTTCGACGACGTCGCGCACGTCCCCCACGTCGCCCTCGGTCAAGGCGCCGACCTCGTCGTCGTCGCACCAGCCACCGCCGACCTCCTCGCCCGGATGGCCGGAGGCATGTCGGACGACCTCCTGACCGCGACCCTGCTCACCGCCCGGTGCCCGGTCCTCGTGGCGCCCGCCATGCACACCGAGATGTGGACCCACCCGGCCACCCGATCCAACGTCCGCCTCCTGCGCGAGCGTGGCGTCCACGTGCTGGAACCTGCGTCGGGTCGCTTGACCGGCGACGACTCCGGGCAAGGCAGGCTCCCTGAACCGTCGGAGATCGCCGCCGCAGCGCTTGCCCTCGTCGACGAGACGACTGCGAGCGCCTCAGAGCCTGCGGTCCTGGACCGTCCGCTCGATCTTCTCGGTCGGACGGTGGTCGTGTCCGCGGGCGGGACGCGTGAGCCGATCGACCCGGTGCGGTTCCTGGGCAATCGCAGCACGGGGCTGCAGGGGTATGCGTTGGCTGAGGTCGCGTGCGCGCGGGGCGCGTCGGTGGTGCTCGTGGCGGCGAACACGTCGTTGCCCGACCCGCACGGGGTGGAGGTCGTGCACGTGGAGACGACCGAGGAGCTGCGTGCTGCTGTGCGTCGTGCTGCTGGTGATGCTGACGTGGTCATCATGGCAGCGGCTGTGGCGGACTTCCGTCCGGTCGGAGCGGTCGGTCACAAGATCAAGAAGCGGTCTGACGGGGTCGTCGCGCCCATCGAGCTCGTTGCGAACCCGGACGTCCTCGCGGAGCTTGCTGCACACCGGCTCGTCCCTGGTCAGGTCGTCGTGGGGTTTGCGGCCGAGACGGGGGACGAGGACGGGGACGTGCTCGAGCACGGTCGTGCGAAGGCTCGGCGCAAGGGGGCTGATCTTCTGGTGGTGAACCGTGTCGGGGAGGGGCGAGGGTTTGCCGTTCCTGACAACGACGTCACTGTGCTCGATGGTGATGGTTCAACCGTGACCGCTGTGGCGGGGTCGAAAGCTGTGGTGGCGGGGGTCGTCCTGGACTGCGTGCATGGTCTTCTTGCTGGTCGCTGA
- the rpoZ gene encoding DNA-directed RNA polymerase subunit omega, with the protein MSGTVAAPVGITDPPIDDLLTRADSKYALVVFSAKRARQINAYYSQLHEGLLEFVGPLVETRPQEKPLSIAMREINSGLLNIEPTDGPSRDINAA; encoded by the coding sequence GTGTCTGGAACCGTTGCCGCACCCGTCGGAATCACCGACCCGCCCATCGACGACCTGCTCACCCGCGCCGACTCGAAGTACGCCCTCGTGGTGTTCTCCGCAAAGCGCGCCCGACAGATCAACGCGTACTACTCCCAGCTTCACGAGGGCCTGCTCGAGTTCGTCGGACCGCTCGTCGAGACTCGCCCGCAGGAGAAGCCGCTCTCCATCGCGATGCGCGAGATCAACTCCGGTCTCCTGAACATCGAGCCGACCGACGGTCCCTCGCGCGACATCAACGCAGCCTGA